In Catenulispora sp. MAP5-51, a genomic segment contains:
- a CDS encoding Lrp/AsnC family transcriptional regulator yields the protein MDHLDAEIVRLLQADARRSNRELARTLGVAPSTCLERVRSLTRRGVIRGYHAEIDTGALNRGVQALVAVQIRPLSRSVIDAFSDFASSLPEVLSTFVLSGGDDFVLHVGVPDLDRLHVFLTDRIAKRREVTGFRTSVIFKQVHQAAPERLPD from the coding sequence ATGGATCACCTCGACGCGGAGATCGTCCGCCTCCTGCAAGCCGATGCGCGCCGGTCGAACCGGGAACTGGCCCGCACGCTCGGTGTCGCGCCCTCGACGTGCCTGGAGCGGGTCAGGTCCCTGACCCGGCGGGGCGTGATCCGCGGCTACCACGCCGAGATCGACACCGGGGCCCTCAACCGCGGGGTGCAGGCGCTGGTCGCGGTGCAGATCAGGCCGCTGAGCCGGAGCGTGATCGACGCCTTCTCCGACTTCGCCTCGTCGCTGCCGGAGGTGCTCAGCACGTTCGTGCTCTCCGGCGGCGACGACTTCGTGCTGCACGTCGGCGTGCCCGACCTGGACCGGCTGCACGTGTTCCTGACCGACCGGATCGCCAAGCGGCGGGAGGTCACCGGGTTCCGGACCTCGGTGATCTTCAAGCAGGTGCACCAGGCGGCGCCGGAGCGGCTGCCAGACTGA
- a CDS encoding Glu/Leu/Phe/Val dehydrogenase dimerization domain-containing protein yields MRGFPQWPDHESVLIRTGVRSGLPIFVAMHSSVLGPAAGGCRIWRYARWQDGLEDALRLSAAMTAKFAAAGLARGGGKTVVAMPVGHVLTTAGKREILHDVADAIESLDGRYATGPDVGTSPQDMVVIGELTRHVFCKPAEEGGSGDSSPATAAGTVAALRAVGAKLGGAQIGGAWLGDAQLSDAQIGGAQRSGARLGDAQLGDAQLGGARPGGARLSDAQNGRAQLSGGGADPLHGLRLAVVGLGSVGARIATLLSEAGADLVLSDIDAGKKALADRLGATWCADPREALTADVDIVVPAALGGVLTEEIVPELRCRAVVGPANNQLAVAHVADALHERGIAWVPDYIASAGGVIKAVSIELEACAEDEALQRVLGIQDTVAGLLLSAESRGVTLAAVAEELVRVRLGAAGAGTR; encoded by the coding sequence ATGCGCGGTTTTCCTCAGTGGCCTGATCACGAGTCGGTGCTCATTCGTACCGGGGTGCGTTCCGGGTTGCCGATCTTTGTCGCGATGCATTCTTCGGTCTTGGGGCCGGCTGCCGGTGGGTGTCGGATCTGGCGGTATGCGCGTTGGCAGGACGGGTTGGAGGATGCGCTGCGGCTGTCGGCGGCGATGACTGCCAAGTTCGCGGCGGCGGGGTTGGCTCGGGGTGGTGGCAAGACGGTGGTGGCGATGCCGGTGGGGCATGTGCTCACGACGGCCGGTAAGCGCGAGATCCTGCATGACGTCGCCGATGCCATCGAGTCGCTGGATGGCCGGTACGCGACCGGGCCCGATGTCGGGACCTCGCCGCAGGACATGGTGGTGATCGGGGAGCTGACGCGGCATGTGTTCTGCAAGCCGGCCGAGGAGGGTGGCAGTGGCGACTCCTCGCCGGCGACGGCGGCCGGGACCGTTGCGGCGCTGCGGGCGGTGGGCGCGAAGCTCGGCGGGGCTCAGATCGGCGGCGCGTGGCTGGGCGATGCTCAGCTCAGCGATGCGCAGATCGGCGGGGCTCAGCGCAGCGGCGCGCGGCTCGGCGATGCTCAGCTCGGCGATGCGCAGCTGGGCGGGGCTCGGCCCGGCGGCGCGCGGCTCAGCGATGCGCAGAACGGCAGGGCTCAGCTCAGCGGCGGCGGCGCGGATCCGCTCCATGGCCTGCGCCTCGCCGTCGTCGGCCTGGGCAGCGTCGGCGCACGCATCGCGACGCTGCTCTCCGAGGCCGGTGCCGACCTCGTGCTCAGCGACATCGACGCCGGCAAGAAGGCGCTCGCCGATCGCCTCGGCGCGACATGGTGCGCCGATCCGCGCGAGGCGCTGACCGCCGACGTCGACATCGTCGTCCCGGCCGCGCTCGGTGGGGTGCTGACCGAGGAGATCGTGCCGGAGTTGCGGTGCCGGGCCGTCGTCGGGCCGGCCAACAACCAGCTCGCGGTCGCACACGTCGCCGATGCGTTGCACGAGCGCGGCATCGCCTGGGTCCCGGACTACATCGCCAGTGCCGGCGGCGTCATCAAGGCGGTCAGCATTGAGCTCGAAGCGTGCGCTGAAGATGAGGCGCTGCAACGGGTTCTCGGTATCCAGGACACCGTGGCCGGGTTGCTTCTGAGTGCCGAAAGCCGGGGTGTGACACTGGCGGCGGTCGCTGAGGAGTTGGTGCGTGTGCGGCTCGGCGCGGCCGGGGCGGGGACTCGCTGA
- a CDS encoding MarR family winged helix-turn-helix transcriptional regulator — MTPADQPFDRPFDDPSDTSLWRPLHQLVAGVDADIAQVYADAAIEGVKPTWVRELLRLYREGPMTITELAEAIGRTHSALSQKVAAMKAAGLVRTTPGPDARTKRVDLTPAARRLAPRLAAEWRATEAALAELEAEIPYPVSKAVADVERALARKSFHERISERLREDPAWRGE; from the coding sequence ATGACCCCCGCCGACCAGCCCTTCGACCGGCCTTTCGACGACCCGTCCGACACCAGCCTGTGGCGCCCGCTGCACCAGCTGGTGGCCGGCGTCGACGCCGACATCGCCCAGGTCTACGCCGACGCCGCGATCGAGGGCGTGAAGCCCACCTGGGTCCGCGAACTCCTGCGCCTGTACCGCGAAGGCCCGATGACCATCACCGAACTCGCCGAGGCGATCGGCCGCACCCACTCGGCCCTGAGCCAGAAGGTCGCCGCGATGAAGGCCGCCGGGCTGGTCCGCACCACCCCCGGCCCCGACGCCCGCACCAAGCGCGTGGACCTGACCCCCGCCGCCCGCCGCCTGGCCCCCCGCCTGGCCGCGGAATGGCGCGCCACCGAGGCCGCCCTGGCGGAGCTGGAGGCCGAGATCCCGTACCCGGTGAGCAAGGCGGTCGCGGACGTGGAGCGGGCGCTGGCGCGCAAGAGCTTTCACGAGCGGATCAGCGAACGGCTGAGGGAGGACCCCGCATGGCGTGGCGAATAG
- a CDS encoding cupin domain-containing protein — protein sequence MTNLGISHESGLYPPVLIRADEAEHIASLGHFLLADADVTGGHLSSHRVALATGADSAVPHYHRGSSELFHVLDGRLDVLVGDTVQTADAGDLLIVPPGLSHAFGAHAGSTAEALIVITPGVRRFEYFRLVERTRAGLEPPETLRMTQERFDTFFVDSAVWERARAH from the coding sequence ATGACGAACCTCGGAATCAGCCACGAATCCGGCCTCTACCCGCCGGTCCTGATCCGCGCCGACGAGGCCGAGCACATCGCCTCGCTCGGCCACTTCCTGCTGGCCGACGCCGACGTCACCGGCGGCCACCTGAGCAGCCACCGCGTCGCGCTCGCCACCGGCGCGGACAGCGCGGTCCCGCACTACCACCGCGGCTCCTCGGAGCTGTTCCATGTGCTGGACGGCCGACTCGACGTCCTGGTCGGCGACACGGTGCAGACCGCGGACGCCGGCGACCTGCTGATCGTCCCGCCGGGCCTGAGCCACGCCTTCGGCGCGCACGCGGGCTCGACGGCCGAGGCGCTGATCGTGATCACGCCGGGGGTGCGGCGTTTCGAGTACTTCCGCCTGGTCGAGCGGACGCGCGCCGGGCTGGAGCCGCCGGAGACGCTGCGCATGACGCAGGAGCGGTTCGACACGTTCTTCGTCGACAGTGCGGTGTGGGAGCGGGCGCGGGCGCACTGA
- a CDS encoding ABC transporter permease — protein sequence MSALRAIQAVRSGRIDATRVRAVVRKEVTDYRRNRFVLVTMTVLPIVFLVNPIINIFTAPTGGISHTALEARVGSTMLFLLLVPVILPATISATSIVTEREQGTLEPVLTTPVRSEELLIGKALAALIPAVGIAYAMLGIFLLAVKLFAHQQIADAVLEGPRILAQVLFVPLLAGWAIWAGLAVSVRANDVRVAQQLGTLASLPPLAIAALMAFDVITPTFRVALLFAVGLLVLDIGAYRLIAPMFDRERLITARRSK from the coding sequence ATGAGTGCGCTGCGAGCGATCCAAGCCGTGCGGTCCGGCCGCATCGACGCCACGCGGGTGCGCGCCGTGGTGCGCAAGGAGGTGACCGACTACCGCCGCAACCGCTTCGTCCTGGTGACGATGACGGTCCTGCCGATCGTGTTCCTGGTGAACCCGATCATCAACATCTTCACCGCGCCGACCGGCGGCATCTCGCACACCGCCCTGGAGGCCCGCGTCGGCTCCACGATGCTGTTCCTGCTGCTGGTCCCGGTCATCCTGCCGGCCACGATCTCGGCGACCTCGATCGTCACCGAACGCGAACAGGGCACCCTGGAGCCGGTCCTGACCACGCCGGTGCGCAGCGAGGAACTGCTCATCGGCAAGGCGCTGGCCGCGCTGATCCCGGCGGTGGGCATCGCCTACGCGATGCTCGGCATCTTCCTGCTGGCCGTGAAGCTGTTCGCGCACCAGCAGATCGCCGACGCGGTGCTGGAGGGCCCGCGGATCCTGGCCCAGGTACTGTTCGTCCCGCTGCTGGCCGGCTGGGCGATCTGGGCCGGACTGGCGGTGTCGGTACGGGCCAACGACGTGCGCGTGGCGCAGCAGCTGGGGACGCTGGCGAGCCTGCCGCCGCTGGCCATCGCCGCGCTGATGGCGTTCGACGTGATCACGCCGACGTTCCGGGTGGCGCTGCTGTTCGCGGTCGGCCTGCTGGTCCTGGACATCGGGGCCTACCGGCTCATCGCGCCGATGTTCGACCGCGAGCGGCTGATCACGGCGCGGCGCTCGAAATAG
- a CDS encoding SPFH domain-containing protein: protein MSTTPVTPPPAQPPAQPPAQPPAQPPTPPAVPGLAAAAPPPLTEHPAWNITGWPMLILAVAAILTAILIRVGVPGVNILFSIVAALLLIGLTAVAPGRARVVTLFGRYLGTVRTTGLRWVPPLTARRAVSTRVRNHETATLKVNDADGNPVEIAAVVVWQVHDTAQAVYAVDDFVQFVAIQAETAVRHTATSYPYDARGEDQISLREHADEITSRMSQEIAARVALAGIEVVESRITRLSYAPEIAQVMLRRQQAEAIVAARQRIVQGAVGMVRSALESLNEEDIVDLDEERKASMVSNLLVVLCSEQSTQPVINTGTLYQ from the coding sequence ATGTCCACCACTCCCGTCACACCGCCACCAGCACAACCACCGGCACAACCACCCGCCCAGCCACCCGCGCAGCCGCCGACCCCGCCCGCCGTCCCGGGCCTGGCCGCCGCCGCGCCGCCCCCGCTGACCGAGCACCCGGCCTGGAACATCACCGGCTGGCCCATGCTGATCCTGGCCGTCGCCGCGATCCTGACGGCGATCCTGATCCGGGTCGGCGTCCCGGGCGTGAACATCCTGTTCTCGATCGTCGCCGCGCTCCTGCTGATCGGCCTGACCGCGGTCGCGCCGGGCCGGGCCCGCGTGGTCACGCTGTTCGGCCGGTACCTCGGCACGGTGCGCACCACCGGCCTGCGCTGGGTCCCGCCGCTGACCGCGCGCCGCGCGGTCTCCACCCGGGTCCGCAACCACGAGACCGCGACCCTGAAGGTCAACGACGCCGACGGCAACCCGGTGGAGATCGCCGCCGTCGTGGTCTGGCAGGTCCACGACACCGCGCAGGCCGTCTACGCCGTCGACGACTTCGTGCAGTTCGTGGCCATCCAGGCCGAGACCGCCGTCCGGCACACCGCGACCAGCTACCCCTACGACGCCCGCGGAGAGGACCAGATCTCGCTGCGCGAGCACGCCGACGAGATCACCTCCCGGATGTCCCAGGAGATCGCCGCCCGCGTCGCGCTGGCCGGCATCGAGGTCGTCGAGTCGCGCATCACGCGCCTGTCCTACGCGCCGGAGATCGCCCAGGTCATGCTGCGCCGCCAGCAGGCCGAGGCGATCGTGGCCGCGCGGCAGCGGATCGTGCAGGGCGCCGTCGGGATGGTGCGCTCGGCGCTGGAGTCGCTCAACGAGGAGGACATCGTCGACCTCGACGAGGAGCGCAAGGCCTCGATGGTCAGCAACCTGCTCGTGGTGCTGTGCAGCGAGCAGTCCACGCAGCCGGTGATCAACACCGGCACGCTTTACCAATAG
- a CDS encoding SDR family oxidoreductase: protein MLPERVMLVSGVGPGLGREIAVRGAAAGADVVLAARTETILKTVAAEVEAHGRRALAVPTDILDPESCRALTERALDAFGRVDVFVSNAFAPPTMGDLATMDLDAVRTSLETDALAALRLVQLLAPTLTASAGSIVMVSSAVVHHSRPNFGAYKASKSALRSLGSSLATELGPGGVRVNTVVPNYIWTEGLKSWFAYQAAERGVSVENVYAETAAAFDLRRLPDPGDVANAVLFLASDLARAITGQSLNVDAGEFHS from the coding sequence ATGCTCCCCGAAAGAGTCATGCTGGTCTCCGGCGTCGGCCCGGGCCTGGGCCGCGAGATCGCCGTGCGCGGCGCCGCGGCCGGAGCCGACGTCGTCCTGGCCGCCCGCACCGAGACGATCCTGAAGACGGTGGCCGCCGAGGTCGAGGCACACGGCCGGCGCGCGCTGGCCGTCCCCACCGACATCCTCGACCCGGAGTCCTGCAGGGCTCTGACCGAGCGCGCACTGGACGCCTTCGGCCGCGTCGACGTGTTCGTCAGCAACGCCTTCGCGCCCCCGACGATGGGCGACCTGGCCACGATGGACCTGGACGCCGTGCGCACCTCCCTGGAGACCGACGCGCTGGCCGCGCTCCGTCTGGTGCAGCTGCTTGCCCCGACGTTGACCGCGAGCGCGGGCTCGATCGTGATGGTCAGCTCGGCGGTCGTACACCACTCCCGCCCGAACTTCGGCGCGTACAAGGCCTCGAAGTCGGCGCTGCGCTCCCTGGGCAGCAGCCTGGCCACCGAACTGGGCCCCGGCGGCGTCCGGGTGAACACCGTGGTGCCGAACTACATCTGGACCGAGGGCCTGAAGAGCTGGTTCGCGTATCAGGCCGCTGAGCGCGGGGTGAGCGTCGAGAACGTCTACGCCGAGACGGCCGCCGCGTTCGACCTGCGGCGGCTGCCCGACCCCGGCGACGTGGCCAACGCGGTCCTGTTCCTGGCCTCCGACCTGGCAAGGGCGATCACCGGGCAGAGCCTGAACGTGGACGCGGGGGAGTTCCACTCCTAA
- a CDS encoding LysR family transcriptional regulator, with translation MELRQLEQFVAVAEERHFTRAAARVHVGQSGLSAAIAALEHELGDALFVRTNRQVTLTAAGQALLPAARRALAAAQEGRDAVAGIRGVLHGRLHVGAIQTFSAVDLPAVLADFRRRHPAVTVRLTHDAAGALARAVAEADLDIAFVDGPVDARLTRVRLGRDRLVLALPAADPLARAAEVRLDDPVLRDRDFLAYRLDSGLEAQISTACAAAGLARRIVAEVVNLHYLVEFVRHGAGAAILPPGAIPAGDTEIRAVPLAPPMYRDLCAVVPGRRPPTGPAQALLAAISSAAP, from the coding sequence ATGGAGCTCAGGCAGCTGGAGCAGTTCGTGGCCGTCGCCGAGGAGCGGCACTTCACCCGGGCCGCCGCGCGCGTGCACGTCGGCCAGTCCGGCCTGAGCGCGGCCATCGCGGCCCTGGAACACGAACTCGGCGACGCCCTGTTCGTCCGCACCAACCGCCAGGTCACGCTCACCGCCGCCGGCCAGGCGCTGCTGCCCGCCGCACGGCGCGCGCTGGCCGCCGCGCAGGAGGGCCGGGACGCGGTCGCCGGGATCCGCGGGGTCCTGCACGGCCGGCTGCACGTCGGCGCGATCCAGACCTTCTCCGCGGTGGACCTCCCGGCCGTGCTCGCAGACTTCCGGCGCCGGCACCCCGCAGTGACCGTCCGGCTCACCCACGACGCGGCCGGGGCGCTGGCCCGCGCGGTCGCCGAGGCCGACCTGGACATCGCGTTCGTGGACGGGCCGGTCGACGCCCGGCTCACCCGCGTCCGGCTCGGCCGGGACCGGCTGGTGCTGGCCCTCCCGGCGGCCGATCCGCTGGCGCGCGCCGCCGAGGTCCGGCTGGACGATCCGGTCCTGCGCGACCGCGATTTCCTCGCCTACCGGCTGGATTCGGGCCTGGAGGCCCAGATCTCCACCGCCTGCGCGGCGGCCGGGCTGGCCCGGCGGATCGTCGCCGAGGTCGTGAACCTGCACTACCTCGTCGAGTTCGTCCGGCACGGGGCCGGCGCGGCGATCCTGCCGCCGGGTGCGATCCCCGCCGGTGACACCGAGATCCGCGCGGTCCCGCTCGCGCCGCCGATGTACCGGGACCTGTGCGCGGTCGTCCCCGGACGCCGGCCGCCGACCGGGCCCGCGCAGGCGCTGCTGGCGGCTATTTCGAGCGCCGCGCCGTGA
- a CDS encoding NAD(P)/FAD-dependent oxidoreductase, protein MPAEENEARPAVTLVGDQWSPECSVLRTFLTRSEVPYTWLRPADPLGAQVLADHGLAAADTPVLIDDAGRVLRASRPRGLEPVAEWLGLHTDPGGEVYDLVVVGAGPAGMAAAVYGASEGLRTVVVERWAIGGQSGLTSRIENYLGFPDGISGADLADRARRQATKFGAELVLTRHANTLQDRAGGGFTVGFTDGGSVAGRALIIATGANTRTLHAPGVADYAGRGVYYFAALTEAPLCTGHDVYIVGGANSAGQAAIYFSECARKVVLLVRGDSLGREMSTYLIKQIDAIPTIEVRTHTEVAGAAGDTHLERLTLRDTRTGTTETADATWLFAFIGADPDTAWLGPRFLRDADGCLVTGNDIAAAGAAGAATATGAAGAAGAAEPGWPMARAPYHLETTVPGVFAAGDVRAWSARRVAGAVGEGSMAVMLVHAYLAG, encoded by the coding sequence ATGCCTGCTGAGGAGAACGAGGCGCGGCCGGCCGTGACCCTTGTCGGCGATCAGTGGTCGCCGGAATGCTCGGTGCTGCGGACCTTCCTGACCCGCAGCGAGGTCCCCTACACCTGGCTGCGGCCCGCCGACCCGCTCGGCGCACAGGTACTGGCCGACCATGGTCTGGCCGCCGCGGACACCCCGGTACTGATCGACGACGCGGGACGCGTGCTGCGCGCGTCGCGGCCGCGCGGGCTCGAACCGGTCGCCGAGTGGCTCGGCCTGCACACCGATCCCGGCGGCGAGGTGTACGACCTGGTGGTCGTCGGCGCCGGCCCGGCCGGGATGGCGGCGGCCGTCTACGGGGCCTCGGAGGGGCTGCGCACCGTGGTGGTCGAACGGTGGGCGATCGGCGGGCAGTCGGGCCTCACCTCGCGGATCGAGAACTACCTCGGCTTCCCCGACGGCATCTCCGGTGCGGACCTGGCCGACCGCGCACGCAGGCAGGCGACCAAGTTCGGGGCCGAACTCGTCCTGACCCGGCACGCGAACACCCTGCAAGACCGCGCCGGCGGCGGCTTCACGGTCGGCTTCACCGACGGCGGCAGCGTCGCCGGCCGCGCGCTGATCATCGCGACCGGCGCGAACACCCGCACCCTGCACGCCCCCGGCGTCGCCGACTACGCCGGCCGCGGCGTCTACTACTTCGCCGCCCTCACCGAGGCACCCCTGTGCACCGGCCACGACGTCTACATCGTCGGCGGCGCCAACTCGGCGGGCCAGGCCGCGATCTACTTCTCCGAATGCGCCCGCAAGGTGGTCCTCCTGGTCCGCGGGGACTCCCTCGGCCGGGAGATGTCGACCTACCTGATCAAGCAGATCGACGCCATCCCCACGATCGAGGTCCGCACCCACACCGAGGTCGCCGGCGCCGCCGGCGACACCCACCTGGAGCGCCTGACGCTGCGCGACACCCGCACCGGCACCACCGAGACAGCAGACGCCACCTGGCTGTTCGCCTTCATCGGCGCCGACCCCGACACCGCCTGGCTGGGCCCGCGCTTCCTGCGGGATGCTGACGGGTGCCTGGTCACGGGGAACGACATCGCGGCTGCGGGTGCTGCGGGTGCTGCGACTGCCACCGGTGCAGCTGGTGCTGCCGGTGCTGCCGAACCGGGCTGGCCTATGGCGCGCGCGCCGTATCACTTGGAGACCACGGTGCCCGGGGTTTTTGCCGCCGGCGATGTGCGCGCTTGGTCTGCGCGGCGGGTTGCCGGCGCGGTGGGGGAGGGGTCGATGGCGGTGATGTTGGTGCACGCCTATTTGGCGGGGTGA
- a CDS encoding ABC transporter ATP-binding protein — protein sequence MTEDPVLVVDKLTKTFGARTAYSDVTFSVGRGEVFGFLGPNGAGKTTTVRSLGTLITPTSGRATVAGIPLEADNAVEIRKRIAIMTEAPGLYGRLSVTENLQYFVGLYHLSDGARRIKDALEAVNLSDRAKDTCNSLSKGLRQRVGLARTLLNDPEILFLDEPTSGLDPVAARGVHDLISGLRDRGVTIFFTTHRLAEAESLCDRVAILNTTLRTIGKPSELREQLFHKSLVVTTATPLSDPGRVFTGLPGVESWDSEGSDAGRSTPGRSDAAGSDSGGTAPGSYRLAVGDPAVAAPEVVRALVHAGADVLSVGESRHSLEDVYLSLVNEDVEATQR from the coding sequence ATGACCGAGGACCCCGTACTCGTCGTCGACAAGCTCACCAAGACCTTCGGCGCGCGCACCGCGTACTCCGACGTGACCTTCAGCGTCGGGCGCGGGGAGGTGTTCGGCTTCCTGGGCCCCAACGGCGCCGGCAAGACCACGACCGTGCGCAGCCTGGGCACCCTGATCACGCCGACGTCCGGCCGCGCCACCGTCGCCGGCATCCCGCTGGAGGCCGACAACGCCGTCGAGATCCGCAAACGCATCGCGATCATGACCGAGGCGCCGGGGCTGTACGGCCGGCTCTCGGTCACCGAGAACCTCCAGTACTTCGTCGGCCTGTACCACCTCTCGGACGGCGCCCGGCGCATCAAGGACGCGCTGGAGGCCGTCAACCTGAGCGACCGCGCGAAGGACACCTGCAACAGCCTGTCCAAGGGCCTGCGCCAGCGCGTCGGCCTGGCCCGCACGCTGCTCAACGACCCGGAGATCCTGTTCCTGGACGAGCCCACCTCCGGCCTGGACCCGGTCGCGGCGCGCGGCGTGCACGACCTGATCAGCGGGCTGCGCGACCGCGGCGTCACCATCTTCTTCACCACGCACCGGCTGGCCGAGGCCGAGTCGCTGTGCGACCGCGTGGCGATCCTGAACACCACGCTGCGGACCATCGGCAAGCCCTCGGAGCTGCGCGAGCAGCTGTTCCACAAGAGCCTGGTCGTCACCACGGCCACGCCGCTGTCCGATCCCGGGCGGGTCTTCACCGGGCTGCCCGGGGTCGAGAGCTGGGACTCCGAGGGTTCGGACGCTGGGCGCTCGACCCCTGGGCGCTCGGACGCCGCGGGCTCGGATTCCGGAGGCACCGCGCCGGGCTCGTACCGCCTGGCCGTCGGCGATCCGGCCGTCGCGGCACCGGAGGTCGTCAGAGCCCTGGTCCACGCCGGGGCCGACGTGTTGTCGGTCGGCGAGTCCCGGCACTCGCTGGAAGACGTGTACCTGTCCCTCGTCAACGAGGATGTGGAGGCCACCCAGCGATGA
- a CDS encoding flavin-dependent oxidoreductase: MRVLIVGAGIGGLSAALSLHAAGVATGIQVIDSVSELRPLGVGINLLPHATRELIELGLGPELERIAVPTAEVVVMDRFGNRIWSEARGMGAGYNWPQYSVHRGELQAMLLAAVRDRLGPDSVRTSTALAEVRQEGDKVLSRLVGRAGDDLGIFESDLVIGADGLNSTVRAQLHPDEGAPRWSGIKMWRGCTEGDAFLTGRSMMWAGSNRAAKFVVYPISAPRGEGGRVLINWVAEVRVDSDAAQVPDWDRAGDLAEALPHYQGWTMGGVDVCELMASSPKVLEYPMVDRDPLPFWGRGRITLLGDAAHPMYPIGSNGGSQAILDARHLAQLLAAHADDPAAGLAAYEALRLPATAAVVAANRTFPMDRILNLVADRAPEGFGAVEDVLSAAEITAIDEAFRSTTGFDADALNARASLSVR; the protein is encoded by the coding sequence GTGAGGGTACTGATCGTCGGCGCCGGAATCGGGGGGCTCAGCGCCGCCCTGAGCCTGCACGCGGCCGGTGTGGCCACCGGGATCCAGGTGATCGACTCCGTGTCCGAGCTGCGGCCGCTGGGCGTCGGCATCAACCTGCTGCCGCACGCCACGCGCGAGCTGATCGAGCTGGGCCTGGGGCCGGAGCTGGAGCGGATCGCGGTTCCCACGGCCGAGGTGGTCGTGATGGACAGGTTCGGGAACCGGATCTGGTCCGAGGCGCGCGGCATGGGGGCCGGGTACAACTGGCCGCAGTACTCGGTGCACCGGGGCGAGTTGCAGGCGATGCTGCTGGCGGCGGTGCGCGACCGGCTCGGGCCGGACAGCGTGCGGACGTCCACGGCGCTGGCCGAGGTACGGCAGGAGGGTGACAAGGTCCTGAGCCGACTGGTCGGTCGGGCCGGGGATGACCTGGGGATCTTCGAGTCCGATCTGGTCATTGGCGCGGACGGACTGAACTCGACGGTGCGCGCGCAGCTGCATCCGGACGAGGGCGCGCCGCGCTGGAGCGGCATCAAGATGTGGCGCGGCTGCACGGAGGGGGACGCGTTCCTCACCGGCCGGAGCATGATGTGGGCCGGGAGCAACCGGGCGGCGAAGTTCGTCGTGTATCCCATCTCCGCGCCGCGCGGCGAGGGCGGACGGGTCCTGATCAACTGGGTCGCCGAGGTGCGCGTCGACTCCGACGCCGCGCAGGTTCCGGACTGGGACCGGGCCGGGGATCTGGCCGAGGCGCTGCCGCATTACCAGGGGTGGACGATGGGCGGCGTCGATGTGTGCGAGCTGATGGCGTCCAGCCCGAAGGTGCTGGAGTACCCGATGGTCGACCGGGATCCGCTGCCGTTCTGGGGGCGCGGGCGCATCACGCTGCTCGGCGACGCGGCGCACCCGATGTATCCGATCGGGTCCAACGGCGGCTCGCAGGCGATCCTCGACGCGCGGCACCTGGCGCAGCTGCTGGCCGCGCACGCGGACGACCCGGCCGCCGGGCTCGCGGCGTACGAGGCGCTGCGGCTGCCGGCGACGGCGGCGGTGGTGGCGGCGAACCGGACCTTCCCGATGGACCGGATCCTGAACCTGGTGGCCGACCGGGCGCCGGAGGGGTTCGGCGCGGTCGAGGACGTGCTGAGCGCGGCGGAGATCACGGCCATCGACGAGGCGTTCCGGAGCACGACGGGGTTCGACGCCGACGCGCTGAACGCACGGGCTTCGCTGTCGGTGCGGTGA